Genomic segment of Paraburkholderia agricolaris:
TCGACACACTCAATTGCGGGTCGGGCAGCAGTCCGGCCGAATAAGCCTGCGCCCGGGCGATGCCGAGATCGTCGCGCGCCAGCTTCAGGTCGGGATTATTCGCTACCGCCAACATCGCGACTTCGTCGATATCGAGTCCATCGGACGGATCGAAGCGATGCGCGGCCAGTTCGGGCAACGGCATGGTGGCTGGATCGATCCGGATGCGGTCGAGCGAGTTAGCGGAGGTCGAGGTGTCCTGCGGCGCGAGCGGCTCGCGGTGATACCACGTGCAGCCGCCGAGCAGCATGGCGCAGAGAGGCACGAGCACGAGCACGCGCAACGGTGCAGCGGGCGCGGCCGCTGAACTGGGCACTGAGGCGGCCACTGACGCGGCCACTGAAGCGACCCTTGCGGCGGCATTGAAAACGGGCAAAATCCGGCTCCTGAATGAAAAGTGGGACAGCCGCGAGCGGATGTCGCAGAACAGGTGCCGATTCTGCTGAGGGAGAGCTTAAGGAACGCTTAGCTGAAATTTAAGCGTCTCATCAGCCTCCCTTCAGCGTCGCTTAAGCTTCCGCTAAGGATGGCTTAAGGAAGCGTTAAGCTAGCGGGCTGGACAATGCAGGCAAACTGGAAAGAGGAGAGGCCATGCGTCTGCTACTGGTCGAAGACGACACCATGATTGCGGAAACGGTATTGGGCGCCATGCGCCGTTCGGGCTACGCGATCGACTGGGCCGACGACGGCCGCGCGGCGGAATTATCGCTGGGCAACGGCGTGTACGACCTCGTGCTGCTCGATCTCGGCTTGCCGAAGAAAGACGGCATCGACGTGCTCAATGCCTATCGCAAGAGCGGCGGTGCCGCGCCGGTGATCATCCTGACCGCGCGCGACGCGGTCGAAGATCGGATTCGCGGTCTCGATGCGGGCGCCGACGACTATCTGATCAAACCATTCGACCTCGACGAACTGGCCGCGCGAGTCCGTGCGCTATTGCGGCGGCGCACCGGCCAGAAGCAACCCATCTATGCGCACGGCGAACTCACACTCGATCCCGCCGCGCATGAAGTGACCAAAGACGGCGACCTGCTGCCGCTCGTGCCACGCGAATTCGCGCTGCTGCAGGCATTGATCGAAGAACCCACACGCGTGTTCACCAAGGCCGAGCTGGAAGAGAAGCTGTACGGCTGGGGCGAGGAGGTGGGCAGCAACACGATCGAAGTGCATGTGCACAGCCTGCGCCGCAAGATCGGCGCGGAGCAGGTGGTGACGGTGCGGGGCGTGGGCTACCGTCTGAAGAGGTGCTGATGACGTCGATTCGCCGCTGGCTGCTGGGCTGGCTGATTTTCGGGCTGGCCGCGGCCTCGGGCGTGGCCGGCTTCGGCATCTTTCACACCGCGCGGGAGGAAGCGAGCGAACTGTTCGACTACGAGTTGCGCACGGTCGCACTGTCGTTGCCGTCGAATCTGGCCGGTGCGGGCGACGGCGAGCATCGCAACCCCGATCTGGGTGATCTGGCCGACGATCGGGTCGTCATCGAAATCTGGGACCGTTCCGGCGCACTCATTTATCACTCGATGCAGGCGCCGGTATTCTCGCGCTTGCCTGAAGGCTTCAGCACAGTCGAACGAGGCGAGAGCCATTGGCGCACATTTGGGGTGCAGCAGCGCGATCGCTATATCCAGGTCGCGCAGCCGATCTCCGTGCGCGAGGACCTCGCGCTGCAACTGGCGCTGCATACGCTGTGGCCGCTCGGTGTGTTGTTGCCGGTGACGATCGTGCTGGTGTTGCTGGTGGTCGCAAAGGGGCTGGCGCCGATCGGCGGCCTGACGCGCGCGCTCACAACCCGCTCGCTCGATTCGCTGGCGCCCTTGCGTCTGGATGGCAGCGTGCCGGTCGAAATCAAACCGCTGGTGGCGTCGCTCAACGATCTGCTGCAACGTCTGAACGTTGCGTCGCAGGCACAGCGCACGTTTATCGCGGATGCCGCGCATGAATTGCGCTCGCCGCTTGCCGCGCTGAAGCTGCAATTGCAGGCGGCTTCCCGCGACGGCTCGCTGAAGGGCGAGGGGCAAACGCTGGAGCGCGTCGAGGAGCGGGTCAACCGGATCATTCACCTGGTGCAGCAGTTGTTGACGCTCGCACGCGAAGATGCGCATCCGGTAACGTCGATGGTGCCAGTGAGCTTGCGCCGGATCGGCGAACAGGCGGTGGGGGATCTGTCGCTGCTCGCGGAGACGAGGGAGATCGATCTCGGGCTTGAGTGCGAAGACGCTCGCGCGGGCTACGATGCTTATACGGTGCTGGCGGAACCGCACGGGATGAGCGTGTTGCTGGGGAATCTGATCAACAACGCGATCCGGCACACGCCGCCAGGCGGCCGT
This window contains:
- a CDS encoding sensor histidine kinase — translated: MTSIRRWLLGWLIFGLAAASGVAGFGIFHTAREEASELFDYELRTVALSLPSNLAGAGDGEHRNPDLGDLADDRVVIEIWDRSGALIYHSMQAPVFSRLPEGFSTVERGESHWRTFGVQQRDRYIQVAQPISVREDLALQLALHTLWPLGVLLPVTIVLVLLVVAKGLAPIGGLTRALTTRSLDSLAPLRLDGSVPVEIKPLVASLNDLLQRLNVASQAQRTFIADAAHELRSPLAALKLQLQAASRDGSLKGEGQTLERVEERVNRIIHLVQQLLTLAREDAHPVTSMVPVSLRRIGEQAVGDLSLLAETREIDLGLECEDARAGYDAYTVLAEPHGMSVLLGNLINNAIRHTPPGGRVDVILKRAGERVGFDVVDSGSGIPEAEIERVFDRFYRGEEARGEGSGLGLAIVARIAARHQLEVSLRNNVGRPGLCVSVFGLTAHEPVAPVAVKS
- a CDS encoding response regulator; the encoded protein is MRLLLVEDDTMIAETVLGAMRRSGYAIDWADDGRAAELSLGNGVYDLVLLDLGLPKKDGIDVLNAYRKSGGAAPVIILTARDAVEDRIRGLDAGADDYLIKPFDLDELAARVRALLRRRTGQKQPIYAHGELTLDPAAHEVTKDGDLLPLVPREFALLQALIEEPTRVFTKAELEEKLYGWGEEVGSNTIEVHVHSLRRKIGAEQVVTVRGVGYRLKRC